The Methanococcoides methylutens MM1 genome has a window encoding:
- a CDS encoding ABC transporter permease, with protein MDAVDIGYLSLIACFLLLVIPLLVSHYLKLGIIHETIVSASRMIVQLAFVGVFLTVLFDLNNSIVNLLWLLVMVLAATHSTINDVGLDLRKLLLPTLASFIIGNFLVILYFNTFVVNLEHLFDARYLIPIFGMFLGNSLRGNIVSISNFYDTIRRNENRYLYSLSLGAKKHEAILPYARKSLNLALKPSIASMSTIGLVALPGMMTGQIIAGSSPILAIKYQMAIMVGIYVSTVMTVAIGIFMTMRFSFDDYGILKEDVFKSTSA; from the coding sequence ATGGATGCTGTCGATATTGGTTACCTGTCCCTTATAGCCTGTTTCCTGTTGCTCGTGATTCCTCTTCTTGTGAGCCATTACCTTAAGCTTGGCATAATCCATGAAACGATCGTTTCGGCTTCTAGGATGATCGTACAACTTGCTTTTGTGGGAGTTTTCCTTACAGTGCTCTTTGACCTTAATAATTCGATCGTAAATCTTCTATGGCTATTGGTAATGGTCCTTGCAGCAACCCATTCCACCATAAATGATGTCGGTCTTGACCTCAGGAAGTTATTATTGCCAACACTTGCTTCATTTATAATAGGTAATTTTTTGGTGATACTTTACTTCAATACTTTTGTAGTGAACCTCGAGCATCTCTTTGATGCCAGATACCTGATACCTATATTTGGTATGTTCCTCGGGAATTCCTTGAGGGGAAACATTGTGAGCATCAGCAATTTCTATGATACGATCAGGAGGAACGAGAACCGCTACTTGTACAGCCTGTCACTGGGTGCAAAAAAGCATGAAGCAATTCTTCCCTATGCCAGAAAAAGTCTCAATCTTGCACTGAAACCTTCCATTGCAAGTATGTCAACGATCGGTCTGGTTGCACTACCGGGAATGATGACCGGTCAGATCATTGCAGGTTCCAGTCCTATCCTTGCGATCAAGTACCAGATGGCTATTATGGTTGGTATCTATGTTTCCACTGTGATGACGGTGGCTATTGGTATCTTCATGACCATGCGTTTTAGTTTTGATGATTATGGAATCCTTAAGGAAGATGTTTTCAAGTCAACAAGTGCCTGA
- a CDS encoding ATP-binding cassette domain-containing protein has translation MRQELLKYEDISIRYGEKEVLSHFDLDINKGDRILLKGRSGSGKSTLLKMPMGFAHPTSGRLYFNNHLLDSNTVWDARKRIAYVSQDLDIYEGSVNEFIEEVFSYSFNEGKLDRTKLRRLLVYLGFEKDVLEMDFEDLSGGEKQRIGIIMSVLIGKDIYLLDEITSSLDAALKEKVANYFLEREEWTLVIISHDDVWEKKDVKVVPVGV, from the coding sequence ATGAGACAGGAACTCTTGAAGTATGAAGATATCTCTATTCGTTATGGTGAGAAGGAAGTACTGTCTCACTTTGATCTTGATATCAACAAAGGTGACCGTATACTGCTTAAAGGCAGGTCAGGTTCAGGGAAGTCCACACTTTTGAAGATGCCGATGGGCTTTGCTCATCCCACAAGTGGAAGACTCTATTTTAACAACCATCTTCTTGACAGCAATACTGTTTGGGATGCGAGGAAGAGGATAGCTTATGTTTCCCAGGATCTTGACATCTATGAAGGTTCAGTGAACGAATTTATCGAGGAAGTGTTTTCCTACTCTTTTAATGAAGGAAAACTGGACAGGACCAAGCTCAGAAGGCTTCTTGTCTATCTGGGATTTGAGAAAGATGTTCTTGAAATGGATTTCGAGGACCTTTCAGGGGGTGAGAAGCAGAGGATAGGCATAATCATGTCAGTGCTGATCGGGAAGGACATCTACCTCCTCGATGAGATCACTTCATCCCTTGATGCTGCTCTGAAGGAAAAGGTAGCAAATTATTTCCTTGAGCGCGAGGAATGGACACTTGTGATAATTTCCCACGATGATGTGTGGGAAAAGAAAGATGTAAAGGTCGTACCGGTGGGTGTCTGA
- a CDS encoding ACT domain-containing protein, with translation MKNQKLNLKLLKNKFGVCRLEGDRPIPDWADSNDFYSITRTAEELSIVCPEENIPSDIICEKDWKCLKVEGPLDFSLIGILARISTLLAEEKISIFVISTYDTDYILVREANIQAAVEKLSANGY, from the coding sequence ATGAAAAACCAGAAACTCAACCTGAAACTGCTGAAAAACAAATTTGGTGTTTGCCGCCTCGAAGGAGACAGACCCATACCTGACTGGGCAGATAGTAACGACTTTTATTCCATCACCAGAACAGCAGAGGAACTATCGATAGTCTGTCCAGAGGAAAACATTCCCTCAGACATCATCTGCGAAAAGGACTGGAAATGTCTCAAGGTCGAAGGTCCTCTGGATTTCTCCCTGATCGGGATACTGGCACGTATCAGTACTCTTCTTGCAGAGGAAAAGATCAGCATTTTTGTGATCTCCACTTATGACACCGACTACATACTTGTCAGGGAAGCCAATATACAAGCAGCAGTTGAAAAACTATCAGCAAATGGTTATTAG
- a CDS encoding TfoX/Sxy family protein, giving the protein MTKWKKASEELGELIGESVSEYEVEFRKMFGSPVYFVNGNMFIGVHGDGIMLRLQEEDQQKLYDEYDEAAPFTPNGRRMREYALIPPAVYDDEIEFRKWLDISYSYVSSLPKKEKKEKKKKAAPKKTKKSEK; this is encoded by the coding sequence ATGACAAAGTGGAAGAAAGCTTCAGAGGAACTGGGGGAACTGATAGGAGAATCCGTGTCCGAGTATGAGGTTGAGTTCCGGAAGATGTTCGGAAGCCCCGTCTACTTCGTGAATGGAAACATGTTCATCGGAGTTCATGGTGACGGAATCATGCTTCGCCTGCAGGAAGAAGACCAGCAGAAGCTCTATGATGAATACGACGAAGCAGCTCCTTTTACACCAAATGGCAGGCGCATGAGGGAATATGCTCTGATACCACCGGCGGTGTATGATGATGAGATCGAGTTTAGGAAATGGCTGGACATATCATACAGCTACGTAAGCTCCCTGCCGAAGAAAGAGAAAAAGGAAAAGAAGAAAAAGGCAGCTCCTAAGAAAACAAAGAAGAGCGAGAAATGA
- a CDS encoding DUF3303 domain-containing protein: MLFIDIVSWEPKDQNEIMKRFENWEPPEGIEIIGQWIDLSNCRTVVVYDAEDAKAYAAATFPWRDICYFDSFPVMEASELMEFLSEKMK, translated from the coding sequence ATGTTGTTTATTGACATAGTTTCGTGGGAACCAAAGGACCAAAATGAAATAATGAAACGTTTTGAGAACTGGGAACCTCCAGAAGGAATTGAGATTATAGGACAATGGATTGACTTGTCGAACTGTAGAACCGTTGTGGTATATGATGCAGAAGACGCTAAAGCTTATGCTGCTGCCACGTTCCCTTGGAGAGATATCTGTTACTTCGATAGCTTTCCTGTAATGGAAGCAAGTGAACTCATGGAATTCCTATCCGAGAAAATGAAATAA